A genomic segment from Neisseria perflava encodes:
- a CDS encoding YceI family protein — protein sequence MKKIMFALCSAMLASAASAAVYKVDEFHANARFAIDHFNTSTNVGGIYGLTGNLEFDRAKRQGSIDIVLPLSKLQTGSDRFTQHLKSADIFNADKYPEIRFVSTKFNFNGKKLLSVDGNLTMSGKTAPVKLKADKFNCYQSPMLKAEACGGDFSTTIDRTKWGLDYLVSAGMSKKVNINIQIEAVKQ from the coding sequence ATGAAAAAAATCATGTTTGCATTGTGTTCGGCCATGTTGGCTTCTGCTGCGTCTGCCGCTGTTTATAAAGTGGACGAATTTCATGCCAATGCCCGTTTTGCCATCGACCATTTCAACACCAGCACCAACGTCGGCGGTATTTATGGTTTGACCGGCAATTTGGAATTTGACCGTGCCAAACGCCAAGGCTCAATCGATATCGTATTGCCTTTGTCCAAACTGCAAACCGGTTCAGATCGCTTTACTCAACATTTGAAATCTGCCGATATTTTCAATGCAGACAAATACCCTGAAATCCGTTTTGTATCCACCAAATTCAATTTCAACGGCAAAAAACTGCTTTCCGTTGACGGCAATCTGACCATGAGCGGCAAAACTGCGCCGGTGAAACTCAAAGCCGACAAATTCAACTGCTACCAAAGCCCGATGTTAAAAGCAGAAGCGTGCGGCGGCGACTTCAGCACCACCATCGACCGTACCAAATGGGGCTTGGATTATTTGGTTAGTGCCGGTATGAGCAAAAAAGTTAACATCAATATCCAAATCGAAGCAGTGAAACAATAA
- a CDS encoding CAP domain-containing protein, translating to MKHILYWLSGFAVALGIFQYYETHRYSEDQLIYARPPQNRTAVADFDALAYLNFLRSSANLPALAHSATLARAARNHARYLLQNPDDGHDEHNTRNPFYTGPRPSDRTRKAGYAYKGVHENVSTGQHPPNEKINDHLPAQHQLDNLMTAIYHRLSLLDQNIDEAGAAFESQGKQIALSINQGDSRFNSLCQKNRPLSDLSRSFYQDACHGHAIVYADEISNRKFRPYVTYPQGNFASPVFHGERPDPMPHYEMTGNPVSIAFSEQSPPVKMRSFKLYQDTKEIRDVKILDKDNDPNRLLTERQFALFPLQPLEYDTDYRAVFQYHQNGKDKTAEWTFSTQKPDYPYFIVKGGETLAIESGQKYFIHWQDFWCLKQCERYNYRMNRDTQLDIIERQAGGIIIRVNGSKGSSIRLMPEGEDRRAITLYLWK from the coding sequence ATGAAACACATTCTTTACTGGCTGAGTGGTTTTGCCGTCGCCCTCGGCATATTCCAATACTACGAAACCCATCGCTATTCTGAAGACCAGCTCATCTACGCCCGACCGCCGCAAAATCGTACTGCCGTTGCCGATTTTGATGCCTTGGCGTATTTAAACTTCCTCCGCTCCTCAGCCAATCTGCCCGCACTGGCGCACTCAGCCACACTCGCACGCGCCGCGCGTAATCATGCCCGCTATCTGCTGCAAAACCCTGACGACGGACATGACGAACACAATACACGCAATCCCTTTTATACAGGCCCACGCCCATCAGACCGCACACGCAAAGCCGGTTATGCCTATAAAGGCGTGCACGAAAACGTCAGTACCGGCCAGCATCCGCCAAACGAAAAAATCAACGACCATCTACCTGCCCAACATCAGCTGGATAATCTGATGACGGCGATTTATCACCGTCTCTCCTTACTCGATCAAAATATCGACGAAGCCGGAGCGGCATTTGAATCGCAAGGCAAACAAATCGCACTGAGCATCAATCAAGGCGACAGCAGATTTAACAGCCTCTGCCAAAAAAACCGCCCACTATCCGACCTCAGCCGTTCGTTTTATCAAGATGCCTGTCATGGTCATGCCATTGTTTATGCAGATGAAATCTCCAACCGTAAATTCCGACCTTACGTCACCTATCCGCAAGGTAATTTCGCTTCGCCGGTTTTCCACGGCGAACGTCCCGACCCTATGCCGCATTATGAAATGACCGGCAATCCGGTCAGCATCGCGTTCTCAGAGCAATCACCTCCGGTCAAAATGCGTTCGTTCAAACTGTATCAGGACACAAAAGAAATCAGAGACGTCAAAATATTAGATAAAGATAATGACCCAAACCGCCTCCTGACCGAACGTCAATTTGCGCTGTTTCCTTTACAACCATTGGAATACGACACCGACTACCGAGCCGTGTTCCAATACCATCAAAACGGAAAAGACAAAACGGCCGAATGGACATTCAGCACTCAAAAACCCGATTACCCTTACTTCATCGTCAAAGGCGGCGAAACGCTGGCCATCGAATCCGGACAAAAATATTTTATCCATTGGCAGGATTTTTGGTGCTTGAAGCAATGCGAACGCTACAACTACCGCATGAACCGCGACACCCAACTCGACATTATCGAGCGGCAGGCCGGCGGTATTATTATCCGTGTCAACGGAAGCAAAGGCAGCAGCATCCGCTTAATGCCCGAAGGCGAAGACAGGCGCGCCATTACACTTTATTTATGGAAATAA
- a CDS encoding bile acid:sodium symporter family protein, translated as MSILNKISNFIGKTFSLWAALFAGIAFFAPDTFKWVGPYIPWLLGVIMFGMGLTLKPSDFDILFKHPKAVIIGVIAQFAIMPATAYLLAKLLNLPAEIAVGVILVGCCPGGTASNVMTYLARGNVALSVAVTSVSTLISPLLTPAIFLMLAGEMLEIQAGSMLMSIVKMVLFPIVLGLIVHKVLGNKTEKLTDALPLVSVAAIVLIIGAVVGASKGKIIESGLLIFAVVVLHNGIGYLLGFFAAKWTGLPYDAQKTLAIEVGMQNSGLGAALAAAHFAAAPVVAVPSALFSVWHNISGSLLATYWAAKADKIKES; from the coding sequence ATGAGTATCCTCAATAAAATCAGCAACTTTATTGGAAAAACATTTTCCCTTTGGGCTGCACTCTTTGCCGGTATCGCTTTTTTCGCACCCGATACCTTCAAATGGGTCGGCCCTTACATTCCTTGGCTTCTGGGCGTCATCATGTTCGGCATGGGCTTGACCCTCAAACCCTCCGACTTTGATATTTTGTTTAAACATCCCAAAGCCGTCATTATCGGCGTGATTGCCCAATTCGCCATCATGCCTGCGACAGCCTATCTGCTGGCGAAACTGTTGAACCTGCCTGCCGAAATCGCAGTCGGTGTGATTTTGGTCGGCTGCTGCCCGGGCGGTACGGCTTCCAATGTAATGACTTATCTGGCGCGCGGCAATGTGGCTTTGTCGGTTGCCGTTACATCGGTTTCTACTCTGATTTCCCCATTGCTGACCCCCGCCATCTTCCTGATGCTTGCCGGTGAAATGCTGGAAATCCAAGCGGGCAGTATGTTGATGTCCATCGTCAAAATGGTTTTGTTCCCCATCGTTTTGGGCTTGATTGTCCATAAAGTCTTGGGCAACAAAACTGAAAAACTGACCGACGCGCTGCCGCTGGTTTCCGTTGCCGCCATCGTGCTGATTATCGGGGCGGTAGTCGGCGCCAGCAAAGGCAAGATTATTGAAAGCGGCCTGTTAATTTTTGCCGTTGTCGTACTTCACAACGGTATCGGCTATCTGCTCGGCTTCTTTGCCGCCAAATGGACCGGCCTGCCTTATGATGCACAAAAAACGCTGGCCATCGAAGTCGGTATGCAAAACTCAGGCTTAGGCGCAGCCCTTGCCGCCGCACACTTTGCCGCCGCGCCGGTTGTCGCCGTTCCCAGCGCATTGTTCAGCGTGTGGCACAATATCTCCGGCTCGCTTTTGGCAACTTATTGGGCAGCCAAAGCCGATAAAATTAAAGAATCCTAA
- the ubiE gene encoding bifunctional demethylmenaquinone methyltransferase/2-methoxy-6-polyprenyl-1,4-benzoquinol methylase UbiE yields MSDHKTHFGFSTVDEDEKAGKVAEVFHSVAKNYDIMNDVMSGGLHRVWKHFTINTARLKKGDKVLDIAGGTGDLSRGWAKRVGKEGEVWLTDINSSMLTVGRDRLLNEGMILPVSLADAEKLPFPDNYFNLVSVAFGLRNMTHKDAALKEMYRVLKPGGTLLVLEFSKVYKPLEGVYDLYSFKLLPIMGKLIAKDADSYQYLAESIRMHPDQETLKQMMLDAGFDSVDYHNMSAGIVALHKGVKF; encoded by the coding sequence ATGAGCGACCACAAAACCCATTTCGGCTTCTCTACCGTTGACGAAGACGAAAAAGCAGGCAAAGTTGCCGAAGTCTTCCACTCCGTGGCAAAAAACTACGACATTATGAATGACGTAATGTCCGGCGGTCTGCACCGTGTTTGGAAACATTTCACCATCAATACCGCCCGCCTGAAAAAAGGCGACAAAGTATTGGACATCGCCGGCGGTACTGGCGATTTGTCCCGAGGCTGGGCGAAACGTGTGGGCAAAGAAGGCGAAGTTTGGCTGACAGACATCAACTCCTCCATGCTGACGGTCGGCCGCGACCGCCTGCTCAACGAAGGCATGATTCTGCCCGTATCGTTGGCAGACGCTGAAAAATTGCCGTTCCCCGACAACTATTTCAATCTGGTTTCCGTCGCATTCGGCCTGCGCAACATGACGCACAAAGATGCCGCGCTGAAAGAAATGTACCGCGTATTGAAACCGGGCGGCACCCTGCTGGTGTTGGAATTCTCCAAAGTGTACAAACCTTTGGAAGGCGTGTACGACCTCTACTCTTTCAAACTGTTGCCGATTATGGGCAAACTGATTGCCAAAGATGCCGACAGTTACCAATACCTTGCCGAGTCCATCCGTATGCACCCCGACCAAGAAACTTTGAAGCAAATGATGCTGGATGCAGGCTTCGACAGCGTGGATTACCACAACATGAGCGCAGGCATCGTCGCCCTGCATAAAGGCGTGAAATTCTAA
- a CDS encoding MBL fold metallo-hydrolase, translated as MDDGRIIDGKAFLSPPKKGRVVAIFGDTKACPQAVRAAQNADVLVHEATFAAGDEETAERVFHSTVSDAAKLALQANVKQLYLTHISARYTE; from the coding sequence TTGGACGACGGCAGGATCATTGACGGCAAAGCATTCCTCTCCCCGCCTAAAAAAGGACGGGTAGTGGCTATCTTCGGCGATACCAAAGCCTGTCCGCAGGCAGTGCGCGCCGCGCAAAACGCAGACGTTTTGGTGCATGAAGCAACCTTTGCGGCAGGCGATGAAGAGACAGCGGAGCGAGTGTTCCATTCAACCGTATCCGATGCCGCCAAGCTGGCTTTGCAAGCCAATGTGAAACAACTTTACCTGACCCACATCAGCGCACGTTATACCGAATAA
- a CDS encoding gamma-butyrobetaine hydroxylase-like domain-containing protein has translation MTQADKIPQEIRLQQERRVLTLVYVDGAKSLPAEYLRVYSPSAEVRGHGAGQDVLQTGKAEVSITNLDPVGQYALKITFSDGHDSGLYDWDYLYRLAHNQDALWQDYLDRLEKAGASRTPSAEDLKPKRTHSCGSGGCGGKAV, from the coding sequence ATGACCCAAGCCGATAAAATCCCACAAGAAATCCGCCTCCAGCAAGAGCGGCGCGTACTGACTTTGGTCTATGTTGACGGTGCCAAAAGCCTTCCTGCCGAATACCTGCGCGTGTACTCGCCCAGCGCGGAAGTACGCGGACACGGTGCCGGCCAAGATGTTTTGCAAACAGGCAAAGCCGAAGTCAGCATTACCAATTTGGACCCCGTCGGCCAATACGCCTTGAAAATTACTTTTTCAGACGGCCACGACAGCGGCCTTTACGATTGGGACTATCTCTACCGACTGGCGCACAATCAAGACGCACTTTGGCAAGACTATCTCGACCGCCTCGAAAAAGCCGGCGCGTCCAGAACGCCAAGTGCCGAAGATTTAAAACCCAAACGCACACATTCCTGCGGTAGCGGAGGTTGCGGCGGAAAGGCCGTCTGA
- the ilvD gene encoding dihydroxy-acid dehydratase, producing MPEYRSKTSTHGRNMAGARALWRATGVMETDFGKPIIAIANSFTQFVPGHVHLHNMGQLVAREIEKAGGIAKEFNTIAIDDGIAMGHSGMLYSLPSRDLIADSIEYMVNAHCADALVCISNCDKITPGMLIAAMRLNIPTIFVSGGPMEAGKVIGVANIQPERRLDLIDAMIESADDNISDKQVEEVEQNACPTCGSCSGMFTANSMNCLTEALGLSLPGNGSYLATHAGRKELFLEAGRMIVEITKRYYEQDDETVLPRSIATKKAFENAMTMDIAMGGSTNTILHLLAVANEAGVDFKMADIDRLSRVVPCICKTAPNNHDYYMEDVHRAGGIFAILKELDKAGKLHTDVYTIHAPTLKDAIEKWDVTNPENTHAIERFKAAPGGVRTTQAFSQNRMWKTLDLDREKGCIRDVEHAYSQDGGLAVLFGNIAERGCVVKTAGVDESILKFTGRARVFESQEDAVEGILGNQIVAGDIVIIRYEGPKGGPGMQEMLYPTSYLKSKGLGKACALLTDGRFSGGTSGLSIGHASPEAAEGGAIGLVHEGDTIEIDIPNRSIHLVISDEELAARRAEMEARGSKAWKPENRDRYVSAALRAYGAMATSADKGAVRDVSQIER from the coding sequence ATGCCTGAATACCGCTCCAAAACCTCTACCCACGGCCGCAATATGGCAGGCGCGCGCGCATTATGGCGTGCGACCGGCGTCATGGAAACCGACTTCGGCAAACCGATTATCGCCATTGCCAACTCCTTCACCCAATTCGTCCCAGGCCATGTGCACCTGCACAATATGGGTCAACTGGTTGCCCGTGAAATCGAAAAAGCCGGCGGCATTGCCAAAGAATTCAACACCATCGCCATTGACGACGGTATCGCCATGGGCCACAGCGGTATGCTCTACTCCCTGCCCAGCCGCGACCTGATTGCCGACTCCATCGAATACATGGTAAACGCCCACTGCGCCGACGCGCTGGTGTGCATTTCCAACTGCGACAAAATCACCCCGGGCATGCTGATTGCCGCCATGCGCCTGAACATTCCGACCATCTTCGTTTCCGGCGGCCCGATGGAAGCCGGTAAAGTTATCGGCGTGGCCAATATTCAACCCGAACGCCGTTTGGACTTGATTGACGCCATGATCGAATCAGCTGACGACAATATCAGCGACAAACAAGTCGAAGAAGTCGAACAAAACGCCTGCCCGACTTGCGGCTCCTGCTCCGGCATGTTTACTGCCAACTCCATGAACTGCCTGACCGAAGCACTCGGCCTTTCTCTGCCGGGCAACGGTTCTTATCTGGCTACCCACGCAGGCCGCAAAGAATTGTTCCTCGAAGCCGGCCGCATGATTGTCGAAATCACCAAACGCTACTACGAGCAAGACGACGAAACCGTATTGCCGCGCAGCATTGCCACCAAAAAAGCGTTTGAAAATGCCATGACCATGGACATCGCCATGGGCGGCTCCACCAACACCATCCTGCATTTGCTCGCCGTTGCCAACGAAGCGGGCGTGGATTTCAAAATGGCCGACATCGACCGCCTGAGCCGCGTTGTACCTTGCATCTGCAAAACCGCGCCAAACAACCACGACTACTATATGGAAGACGTGCATCGCGCCGGCGGCATTTTCGCCATCCTGAAAGAACTGGACAAAGCAGGCAAACTGCACACCGACGTGTACACCATCCACGCGCCGACACTGAAAGACGCGATTGAAAAATGGGACGTGACCAATCCAGAAAACACCCACGCCATCGAACGCTTCAAAGCCGCGCCCGGCGGCGTGCGCACTACTCAGGCGTTCTCGCAAAACCGCATGTGGAAAACCCTTGACCTCGACCGAGAAAAAGGCTGTATCCGCGATGTCGAACATGCCTACTCGCAAGACGGCGGCTTGGCGGTATTGTTCGGCAATATCGCCGAGCGCGGCTGCGTCGTGAAAACCGCAGGCGTGGACGAGAGCATCCTCAAATTTACCGGCCGCGCCCGCGTGTTTGAAAGCCAAGAAGACGCAGTAGAAGGCATTTTGGGCAACCAAATCGTAGCTGGCGATATCGTCATCATCCGTTACGAAGGCCCGAAAGGCGGCCCGGGCATGCAGGAAATGCTGTATCCGACCAGCTACCTGAAATCCAAAGGTTTGGGCAAAGCCTGCGCCCTCTTAACCGACGGCCGCTTTTCCGGCGGCACATCAGGCCTCTCCATCGGCCACGCCTCGCCCGAAGCGGCGGAAGGCGGTGCGATCGGTTTGGTACACGAAGGCGACACCATTGAAATCGATATTCCAAACCGCAGCATCCACCTTGTCATTTCCGATGAAGAGCTTGCCGCACGCCGTGCCGAAATGGAAGCGCGCGGCAGCAAAGCATGGAAGCCTGAAAACCGTGACCGCTACGTCTCCGCAGCCCTGCGTGCCTACGGAGCGATGGCGACTTCCGCCGACAAAGGCGCAGTACGCGACGTATCGCAAATCGAACGTTAA
- a CDS encoding polyamine ABC transporter substrate-binding protein has translation MAKHLPLIVLTALALAGCGGSDKNSADKAQTDNQKVLSIYNWSEYVDPETVAAFEKKHGISVTYDVYDSDETLESKVLTGKSGYDIVGPSNAFVGRQIKAGAYQKIDKSLIPNYKNLNPQLMKLMEGVDPNHEYAVPFYWGTNTFAINTERVKKALGTDKLPDNQWDLVFNPEYTSKLKQCGISYLDSAAEIYPMVLNYMGKNPNSSETADIKAATEVLKKNRPYIKRFTSSGFIDDLARGDTCVTIGFGGDLNIAKRRAEEAGGKEKIRVMMPKEGVGIWVDSFVIPKDAKHVANAHAYINDFLDPEVAAKNGNFVTYAPSSKPAQELMDEEFRNDNTIFPTDEDLKNSFIMVPIQPAALKFMVRQWQSVKAGT, from the coding sequence ATGGCCAAACATCTGCCCCTCATCGTACTGACTGCGCTGGCATTGGCCGGCTGCGGCGGCTCGGACAAAAACTCTGCCGACAAGGCGCAAACCGATAATCAAAAGGTATTGAGCATTTACAACTGGTCGGAATATGTTGATCCCGAGACGGTTGCCGCGTTTGAGAAAAAACACGGTATCTCAGTAACTTATGATGTATATGACAGCGATGAAACGCTGGAGAGCAAGGTATTGACCGGCAAGTCGGGTTACGACATCGTGGGTCCTTCCAATGCGTTTGTCGGTAGGCAGATTAAGGCAGGTGCGTATCAGAAAATCGACAAATCCCTGATTCCCAACTATAAAAACTTGAATCCTCAGTTGATGAAACTGATGGAAGGCGTTGATCCGAATCACGAATACGCCGTTCCGTTTTATTGGGGGACTAACACCTTCGCCATCAATACCGAGCGTGTGAAAAAGGCTTTGGGTACGGACAAACTGCCGGACAATCAATGGGATTTGGTGTTTAACCCCGAATACACGTCCAAACTCAAGCAATGCGGCATCAGCTATTTGGACAGCGCGGCGGAAATTTATCCTATGGTGTTGAACTATATGGGTAAAAATCCAAACAGCAGCGAAACGGCGGATATTAAGGCGGCTACGGAAGTCTTGAAGAAAAACCGTCCGTACATCAAGCGTTTTACCTCGTCCGGTTTTATCGATGATTTGGCGCGCGGCGATACTTGCGTAACAATTGGTTTTGGCGGCGATTTGAACATTGCCAAACGTCGTGCCGAAGAAGCGGGCGGCAAGGAAAAAATCCGTGTGATGATGCCGAAAGAAGGCGTGGGAATTTGGGTGGATTCGTTTGTGATTCCGAAAGATGCCAAACACGTGGCCAATGCCCATGCGTATATCAATGATTTCTTAGATCCTGAAGTTGCGGCGAAAAACGGCAATTTTGTTACTTATGCGCCGTCCAGCAAACCAGCTCAGGAGCTGATGGATGAAGAGTTTAGAAACGACAATACGATTTTCCCGACTGATGAAGATTTGAAAAACAGCTTTATCATGGTGCCTATCCAACCGGCGGCGTTGAAATTTATGGTCCGTCAATGGCAAAGTGTGAAAGCAGGTACATAA
- the alaS gene encoding alanine--tRNA ligase, whose product MKTTELRQKFLKFFESKGHTIVRSSSLVPHDDPTLLFTNAGMNQFKDVFLGFDKRPYNRATTAQKCVRAGGKHNDLENVGYTARHHTFFEMMGNFSFGDYFKRDAIHFAWEFLTSPEWLNIPKEKLLATVYAEDDEAYNIWLNEIGMPAERIVRIGDNKGAKYASDNFWQMGDTGPCGPCSEIFYDHGEEIWGGIPGSPEEDGDRWIEIWNCVFMQFNRDEQGNMNPLPKPSVDTGMGLERMAAVMQHVHSNYEIDLFQDLLKAVARETGAPFSMEEPSLKVIADHIRSCSFLIADGVLPSNEGRGYVLRRIIRRAVRHGYKLGQKQAFFYKLVPDLVKVMGDAYPELKEKQTQIMEALRAEESRFGETLEKGMGLFNQVLNGMKFLKLESLLPQDGVGKPLTLKTADGVEFTAASRVAPGKKQIVIRPRVSGSLNEGMYIDLQAALETTHIPDAEKQFAEALNTYLMNNIANSKLVIGGEHIFKLYDTYGFPYDLTADMARELGIDLDEAGFEREMEAQRARARAAQSFKANAQLPYDGQDTEFKGYSERQTESKVLVLYKDGEQVNELNEGDEGAIVIDFTPFYAESGGQVGDVGYIFAGENRFEVRDTQKIKAAVFGQFGVQTSGRLKVGDSVTAKVDDEIRNANMRNHSATHLMHKALRDVLGEHVEQKGSLVTAESTRFDISHPQAVTAEEIAEVERRVNEAILANVAVNAAIMSMEDAQKTGAMMLFGEKYGDEVRVLQMGGFSTELCGGTHVSRTGDIGLFKIISEGGIAAGVRRIEAITGLNALKWAQDQERLVKDIIAETKAQTEKDVLAKIQAGAAHAKALEKELARAKAELAVHAGAKLLDNAKDLGPAKLVAAQIEADAAALREIVTDLTGKSDNAVILLAAVNDGKVSLCAGVSKPLTGTVKAGDLVKFAAEQVGGKGGGRPDLAQAGGSDAEKLPAMIESVKDWVGAKLA is encoded by the coding sequence ATGAAAACCACCGAACTACGCCAAAAATTCCTGAAATTTTTCGAATCTAAAGGCCACACCATCGTCCGCTCTTCCTCGCTCGTGCCACACGACGACCCGACCCTGCTGTTTACCAACGCAGGCATGAACCAATTTAAAGACGTATTCCTCGGCTTTGACAAACGCCCCTACAACCGCGCCACTACCGCGCAAAAATGCGTACGCGCAGGCGGCAAACACAACGACTTGGAAAACGTCGGCTACACCGCCCGCCACCACACCTTCTTTGAAATGATGGGTAACTTCTCCTTCGGCGACTACTTCAAACGCGACGCGATCCACTTCGCTTGGGAATTCCTGACTTCTCCCGAATGGTTGAATATCCCTAAAGAAAAACTGTTGGCGACCGTTTACGCAGAAGACGACGAAGCCTACAACATTTGGTTGAACGAAATCGGCATGCCTGCCGAGCGCATCGTCCGTATCGGCGACAACAAAGGCGCGAAATACGCATCCGACAACTTCTGGCAAATGGGCGACACCGGCCCTTGCGGCCCTTGCTCCGAAATTTTCTACGACCACGGCGAAGAAATCTGGGGCGGCATTCCGGGCAGCCCTGAAGAAGACGGCGACCGCTGGATCGAAATTTGGAACTGCGTATTCATGCAGTTCAACCGCGACGAACAAGGCAATATGAATCCGCTGCCTAAGCCTTCCGTCGATACCGGCATGGGCTTGGAGCGTATGGCCGCCGTCATGCAGCATGTTCACAGCAACTACGAAATCGACTTGTTCCAAGACCTGCTCAAAGCCGTTGCCCGCGAAACCGGCGCGCCATTCAGCATGGAAGAACCCAGCCTGAAAGTCATCGCCGACCACATCCGCTCCTGCTCCTTCCTGATTGCAGACGGCGTATTGCCTTCCAACGAAGGCCGCGGCTACGTATTGCGCCGCATTATCCGCCGCGCCGTACGCCACGGTTACAAACTCGGTCAGAAACAGGCGTTTTTCTACAAACTCGTGCCCGATTTAGTCAAAGTAATGGGTGATGCGTATCCTGAGTTGAAAGAGAAACAGACACAGATTATGGAAGCCTTGCGCGCGGAAGAAAGCCGCTTCGGCGAAACGCTGGAAAAAGGCATGGGCTTGTTCAACCAAGTGCTCAACGGCATGAAATTCCTGAAACTGGAAAGCCTGCTGCCGCAAGACGGTGTAGGCAAACCACTGACATTGAAAACTGCAGATGGTGTGGAATTTACCGCCGCTTCCCGTGTTGCTCCGGGCAAAAAGCAAATCGTTATCCGTCCTCGAGTTTCAGGCAGCCTGAACGAAGGCATGTATATCGATTTGCAGGCTGCTTTGGAAACCACCCATATTCCCGACGCGGAAAAACAGTTTGCCGAAGCCTTGAATACCTACTTGATGAACAACATCGCCAACAGCAAACTCGTTATCGGCGGCGAACACATCTTCAAACTCTACGACACCTACGGTTTCCCCTACGACCTAACCGCCGACATGGCGCGCGAACTGGGCATCGACTTGGACGAAGCAGGCTTCGAGCGTGAGATGGAAGCCCAACGCGCACGCGCACGCGCCGCACAAAGCTTCAAAGCCAACGCCCAACTGCCTTATGACGGTCAAGACACCGAGTTTAAAGGTTATAGCGAACGCCAAACCGAATCCAAAGTCCTCGTCCTCTACAAAGACGGCGAGCAAGTCAACGAATTGAATGAAGGCGACGAAGGTGCCATCGTTATCGACTTTACCCCGTTCTACGCAGAATCCGGCGGTCAAGTCGGCGACGTCGGCTATATCTTCGCAGGCGAAAACCGCTTTGAAGTACGCGATACCCAAAAAATCAAAGCGGCCGTATTCGGTCAATTCGGCGTACAAACTTCAGGCCGTCTGAAAGTCGGCGACAGCGTTACCGCCAAAGTGGATGACGAAATCCGCAATGCCAATATGCGCAACCACAGCGCGACCCACTTGATGCACAAAGCCCTGCGCGATGTATTGGGCGAACACGTTGAACAAAAAGGCTCTTTGGTTACCGCCGAATCCACCCGTTTCGACATTTCCCATCCTCAAGCAGTAACTGCCGAAGAAATCGCCGAAGTAGAACGCCGCGTCAACGAAGCCATTTTGGCCAACGTTGCCGTCAACGCAGCCATTATGAGCATGGAAGACGCCCAAAAAACCGGCGCCATGATGCTCTTCGGCGAAAAATACGGCGACGAAGTACGCGTGCTGCAAATGGGCGGTTTCTCTACCGAATTGTGCGGCGGTACACACGTTTCACGCACCGGCGACATCGGCCTCTTCAAAATCATCAGCGAAGGCGGTATTGCCGCAGGCGTGCGCCGTATCGAAGCCATCACCGGCCTGAACGCACTCAAATGGGCGCAAGATCAAGAGCGTTTGGTTAAAGACATTATTGCCGAAACCAAAGCCCAAACCGAAAAAGACGTACTGGCAAAAATCCAAGCAGGTGCGGCACACGCCAAAGCATTGGAAAAAGAATTGGCACGCGCCAAAGCCGAACTCGCCGTCCACGCAGGCGCCAAACTCTTGGACAACGCAAAAGACCTAGGTCCAGCCAAACTCGTTGCTGCCCAAATCGAAGCCGACGCAGCCGCCCTGCGCGAAATCGTGACCGACTTGACCGGTAAATCCGACAACGCCGTGATTCTTTTAGCGGCAGTAAACGACGGCAAAGTCTCCCTGTGCGCAGGCGTATCCAAACCGTTGACTGGCACAGTCAAAGCAGGCGATCTGGTTAAATTTGCAGCCGAACAAGTCGGCGGTAAAGGCGGCGGCAGACCGGATTTGGCACAGGCAGGCGGCAGCGATGCGGAGAAACTGCCCGCGATGATTGAGAGTGTGAAAGACTGGGTCGGCGCGAAGCTGGCTTGA